The Zobellia alginiliquefaciens genome contains a region encoding:
- a CDS encoding DMT family transporter: MDDYKKKWLYLILLSLVWGSSFILIKKALIGLTPMQLGGLRIVFASLVLFLFGFKTLRSLSLKDWKWVTLAGMLSSFFPPFLFALAQTQIDSGVTSIFNSVVPLLTTIVGVLLFGAIITKRQILGVFIGLAGTIALIVAGMDFNPDQNYWYAIFILISALGYALNINIIKKHLAHLRPLAVTTASFAVAFFPALILVVYSGFFNKVQGNLMMQMSLWYLLALAVIGTAIANIFFNKLIHLSSPVFAASVTYLIPLVAIVWAVLDGESLNGYQLIGGLVILFGVWLVNKRKKVQSNDTEA, from the coding sequence TTGGACGATTATAAGAAAAAGTGGCTATATCTGATACTCTTATCTCTAGTTTGGGGCTCTTCTTTTATTTTGATAAAGAAGGCTTTAATTGGTCTTACTCCAATGCAATTAGGCGGCTTACGAATTGTGTTTGCATCATTGGTTCTTTTTTTATTCGGTTTTAAGACCCTTCGGTCTTTAAGTCTTAAAGACTGGAAATGGGTTACATTGGCGGGCATGTTAAGTTCTTTTTTTCCACCATTTTTATTTGCATTGGCGCAAACCCAAATAGATAGCGGGGTGACTTCAATTTTTAATTCGGTAGTGCCCTTGTTGACCACTATTGTAGGTGTACTTCTATTTGGTGCTATCATTACTAAAAGACAGATTCTAGGGGTGTTTATTGGTTTGGCCGGGACCATTGCGTTGATTGTAGCAGGAATGGACTTTAATCCCGATCAGAATTACTGGTATGCCATTTTTATATTGATTTCGGCGTTAGGGTATGCCTTGAACATTAATATTATAAAAAAGCACTTGGCGCATTTAAGGCCGTTGGCGGTAACAACCGCTAGTTTTGCAGTTGCTTTTTTCCCGGCGTTGATTCTTGTTGTGTATTCCGGTTTTTTTAACAAAGTACAGGGTAACCTAATGATGCAGATGTCTTTATGGTACCTTTTGGCATTGGCTGTTATCGGTACCGCGATAGCTAATATCTTTTTTAATAAATTGATTCATTTGTCCAGCCCTGTGTTTGCCGCTTCGGTAACCTATCTTATTCCTTTAGTGGCTATTGTTTGGGCGGTTTTGGATGGCGAATCACTAAATGGTTACCAACTTATTGGTGGTTTGGTAATTCTATTTGGAGTGTGGTTGGTGAATAAAAGAAAAAAAGTACAGTCAAATGATACAGAGGCCTGA
- a CDS encoding M16 family metallopeptidase, with amino-acid sequence MKNIFATLFFLAFALVAEAQIDRSQMPEPGPAPEINLKDPQTFELRNGLKVLVVENHKLPRVSIQLSIDNPPVLEGNKAGVSALTGSLLGKGSKNIKKDDFNEEVDFLGARINFGSTSAYASSLSKYFPRLLELMADAAINPNFTQDEFDKEKQKIITGLKSEEKSVAAIASRAGLALAYTKKHPYGEFMTEESLNKVSLTDVIQFYEDYFVPANAYLVIVGDIKFDDVQTLVEEQFTPWTKATPPSFGFTKPSDALYTQINFIDVPNAVQSEITVENLVDLQKKDPDYLPALMANEILGGGGEGRLFLNLREDKAYTYGSYSRLGNDKYVPARFRATASVRNAVTDSSVVEILKELERIRTEPVTKEELENTKAKYTGRFVMALEDPSTIADYALDIETEDLPKDFYKTYLEKINAITIEDVQRAAQKYIKPKNIRIVVAGKGSEVVDNLENVTYKGRKIPVQYFDKNINATEKPDYNASVPTDVTAKTVLNAYIDAIGGKEKLAGVSSYILLAEAEMQGMKLNLEVKKTNKNQFMQDVTVAGSSMSKQVFNGDKGYMVMQGQRKDMGPDEIAKVKDESAPFPELNYLDANVSLEGIETIEGKKAYKLQISDEKSIFYDMESGLKLQEVTTAEMAGQVMTSTITYMDYQEVSGIQFPFILAQTVGPQRFEFIVSEIKVNEGVSDTDFE; translated from the coding sequence ATGAAAAATATATTCGCAACCCTATTCTTTCTTGCTTTTGCCTTGGTTGCAGAAGCTCAGATAGACCGTAGTCAAATGCCTGAACCAGGTCCAGCTCCGGAAATCAACCTAAAAGACCCACAAACTTTTGAACTTAGAAACGGACTTAAGGTACTTGTCGTGGAAAACCACAAACTCCCAAGAGTATCCATTCAATTGAGTATTGACAACCCTCCTGTTTTAGAAGGCAACAAAGCTGGTGTTTCGGCACTAACGGGCAGTTTACTGGGCAAAGGTTCAAAAAATATAAAAAAGGATGATTTTAATGAGGAGGTCGATTTTCTTGGTGCGCGCATCAACTTTGGTTCTACCAGTGCATATGCTTCTTCACTATCAAAATACTTCCCTAGGCTTCTTGAGTTAATGGCAGATGCAGCTATTAACCCCAACTTTACACAGGATGAATTTGACAAGGAGAAACAGAAAATAATTACCGGCCTCAAATCCGAAGAAAAAAGTGTAGCGGCTATCGCAAGTAGAGCGGGTCTGGCATTGGCATATACTAAAAAACACCCGTATGGCGAGTTCATGACCGAAGAGAGCCTAAACAAGGTATCCCTTACCGATGTCATTCAGTTTTATGAAGATTATTTTGTTCCCGCAAATGCCTATTTGGTAATTGTAGGCGATATTAAGTTTGATGATGTCCAGACATTGGTTGAAGAACAATTTACACCATGGACAAAAGCGACACCCCCTTCTTTTGGTTTCACGAAACCGTCTGATGCACTTTATACCCAAATAAACTTTATAGATGTGCCCAACGCAGTTCAATCCGAAATTACGGTAGAGAATCTGGTAGATTTACAGAAAAAAGACCCGGATTACCTCCCTGCACTTATGGCAAACGAAATTTTAGGGGGTGGCGGTGAAGGCCGTTTATTCTTGAACCTTCGGGAAGACAAAGCATATACTTACGGCTCCTATTCCCGTCTTGGCAATGATAAATATGTACCGGCCCGTTTTAGAGCTACAGCAAGCGTTAGAAATGCGGTTACCGATAGTTCTGTTGTAGAAATCCTGAAAGAGCTTGAGCGTATTCGCACGGAACCCGTAACAAAAGAAGAGCTTGAGAACACAAAAGCCAAATACACCGGTCGGTTTGTTATGGCATTGGAAGACCCTTCTACTATTGCCGATTATGCTTTGGATATTGAAACTGAAGATTTACCAAAAGATTTCTACAAGACCTATCTTGAAAAAATAAATGCCATTACTATAGAAGACGTACAACGGGCTGCTCAGAAATATATAAAGCCGAAGAACATTCGCATAGTAGTAGCCGGCAAAGGCAGTGAAGTGGTCGATAATCTTGAAAATGTAACCTATAAAGGCAGAAAAATACCCGTTCAATATTTTGATAAAAATATCAATGCTACCGAAAAGCCCGACTACAATGCCAGCGTACCTACCGATGTTACGGCAAAAACAGTCTTGAACGCCTATATTGATGCCATTGGAGGAAAAGAAAAGCTGGCAGGCGTTTCATCCTACATTCTTTTGGCCGAAGCGGAAATGCAAGGCATGAAATTGAACTTGGAAGTCAAAAAAACGAATAAAAACCAATTCATGCAAGACGTAACCGTAGCTGGAAGTTCTATGAGCAAACAAGTGTTTAATGGAGATAAAGGATATATGGTCATGCAAGGACAAAGAAAAGACATGGGCCCTGACGAAATAGCAAAGGTTAAGGACGAATCTGCCCCTTTCCCTGAATTGAACTATCTAGATGCCAATGTTTCTTTAGAGGGTATAGAAACCATTGAAGGAAAAAAAGCTTATAAACTTCAAATTTCCGATGAAAAATCAATTTTCTACGATATGGAAAGCGGACTGAAACTTCAAGAGGTAACTACTGCAGAAATGGCGGGACAGGTAATGACAAGTACCATTACCTACATGGACTACCAAGAAGTTTCCGGCATACAATTCCCATTTATATTGGCACAGACCGTAGGACCTCAACGCTTTGAATTTATAGTTTCCGAAATTAAAGTGAACGAAGGGGTTTCAGATACCGATTTTGAGTAG